The segment ACATGGTTTTATTTGATTTCAGGTCAAAGACAGAGGACATGTTGTGATGGACAGTAAAGTATTCTGGATCACGTTTAGTTGAAGGTCCTCCTCATCAGTCAGACTTTTTGTCGGCCAGTTTCGCGACGCCGTTGTCGCCATCGTCGTCGCTCTTGGAGGGTCGGTTCTTACAGCAGAGGTAGAAGAAGATGCCGACGATGGCGAGCGGGAAGCCGACCAGGAAGCAGCCGAACAGCGGAGCCTGCCTGAACACCGGctggacggacagacggacagaggacggagaggtcagaggtcactgagacaggaaacaggaaacaggaaacaggactGATGAGGACAGGACTTACCGTCAGCGTGACTGTGATGTCGTAAATGAAGCGTCTGACTCGCTGATCGACGCCGTTTCCTCCGTGACACTGAGGGGTCAAAAACAGAGATAATGAAACACAGCTGATACACCTGTTCACTGTTAGTCTGGGATCCGGACTCACCTGGATGCTGCCGTCCAGAACCCCGTTCAGGAAGTCCAGCAGGTGGTGCTCCGTCTCCACGGTGCCCAGTGGCAGGAAGTAACCGTCATTGGACAGATTAACTACGATGAAGGACGGCACAATCGCCTCACTGacgaaaacaacaacaaacagctgatcCACATGCAGTTCAAACAGTCGTATGCAAGTCGACTCGATCCGAGTCACCTGTAACGTCTCTAGTACTTAACGTCTCTACATGGATATTaatgactagagacgttaaggacTGTAGACGTTAGTGACTGTAGACGTTAGTGACTAGAGACGTTagtgactagagacgttaaggactagagacgttaatgacgagacgttaatgactagagacgttaatgactacagacgttaaggactagagacgttaaggactagagacgttaatgactagagacgttaatgactacAGACTTTAAGGACTGTAGACGTTagtgactagagacgttaaggactagagacgttaatgactagagacgttaagcACTAGAGATATTaatgactagagacgttaaggactagagacgttaatgactagagacgttaaggactagagacgttaatgactacagacgttaatgactagagacgttaatgactacaaacgttaatgactagagacgttaaggacTGTAGACGTTagtgactagagacgttaaggactagagacgttaatgactagagacgttaaggactagagacgttaatgactagagacgttaatgactacagacgttaatgactagagacgttaatgactacagacgttaaggactggagacgttaaggactagagacgttaatgactacagacgttaatgactagagacgttaataactacagacgttaatgactagagacgttaatgactacagacgttaaggactagagacgttaatgactacagacgttaaggactggagacgttaaggactagagacgttaatgactagagacgttaatgactacagacgttaatgactagagacgttaatgactacAGACGTTAAGGACTGTAGACGTTagtgactagagacgttaaggactagagatgttaatgactacagacgttaatgactagagacgttaatgactacAGATGTTAAGGACTGgagacgttaaggactagagacgttaatgactagagacgttaatgactacagacgttaaggactagagacgttaatgactacagacgttaaggactggagacgttaaggactagagacgttaatgactagagacgttaatgactacagacgttaatgactagagacgttaatgactacagacgttaaggactggagacgttaaggactagagacgttaatgactagagacgttaatgactacagacgttaatgactagagacgttaatgactacagacgttaaggactggagacgttaaggactagagacgttaaggactagagacgttaatgactagagacgttaaggactggagacgttaaggactggagacgttaaggactagagacgttaatgactacagacgttaatgactagagacgttaatgactacagacgttaatgactagagacgttaatgactacagacgttaaggactagagacgttaatgactacagacgttaaggactggagacgttaaggactagagacgttaatgactagagacgttaatgactacAGACGTTAAGGACTGTAGACGTTAGTGACTAGAGACGTTagtgactagagacgttaaggactagagacgttaatgacgagacgttaaggactagagacgttaatgactagagacgttaaggactagagacgttaatgactacagacgttaatgactagagacgttaatgactacAGACGTTAAGGACTGTAGACGTTagtgactagagacgttaaggactagagatgttaatgactacagacgttaatgactagagacgttaatgactacagacgttaaggactggagacgttaaggactagagacgttaatgactagagacgttaatgactacagacgttaaggactagagacgttaatgactacagacgttaaggactggagacgttaaggactagagacgttaaggactagagacgttaatgactagagacgttaaggactggagacgttaaggactagagacgttaatgactagagacgttaatgactacagacgttaatgactagagacgttaaggactacagacgttaaggactacagacgttaaggactagagacgttaaggactaCAGACGTTAagagacgttaaggactagagacgttaaggactagagacgttaaggactagagacgttaatgactagagacgttaaggactagagacgttaaggactagagacgttaatgactagaGACATTAAGGACTACAGACGTTAATGACTAGAGATgttaaggactagagacgttaatgacaagagacgttaaggactagagacgttaatgaaTAGAGACTTTAAGGACTAGAGATgttaaggactagagacgttaatgactagagacgttaatgactacagacgttaatgactagagacgttaatgactacAGACGTTAAGGACTGTAGACGTTagtgactagagacgttaaggactagagatgttaatgactacagacgttaatgactaggacgttaatgactacagacgttaaggactggagacgttaaggactagagacgttaatgactagagacgttaatgactacagacgttaaggactagagacgttaatgactacagacgttaaggactggagacgttaaggactagagacgttaatgactagagacgttaatgactacaggcgttaaggactagagacgttaatgactagagacgttaatgactacaggcgttaatgactagagacgttaatgactacagacgttaaggactggagacgttaaggactacagacgttaatgactagagacgttaatgactacagacgttaatgactagagacgttaatgactacagacgttaaggactggagacgttaaggactagagacgttaaggactagagacgttgatgactacagacgttaaggactggagacgttaaggactagagacgttaaggactagagacgttaatgactacagacgttaatgactagagacgttaatgactacagacgttaatgactagagacgttaatgactacagacgttaaggactagagacgttaatgactacagacgttaaggactggagacgttaaggactagagacgttaatgactagagacgttaatcaCTACAGACGTTAAGGACTGTAGACGTTagtgactagagacgttaaggactagagaTGTTAATGACTACAGACGTTAAGGACTGTAGACGTTAGTGACTAGAGACGTTagtgactagagacgttaaggactagagacgttaatgacgagacgttaaggactagagacgttaatgactagagacgttaaggactagagacgttaatgactacagacgttaaggactggagacgttaaggactagagacgttaatgaaTAGAGACGTTAATCACTACAGACGTTAAGGACTGTAGACGTTagtgactagagacgttaaggactagagaTGTTAATGACTACAGACGTTAAGGACTGTAGACGTTAGTGACTAGAGACGTTagtgactagagacgttaaggactagagacgttaatgacgagacgttaaggactagagacgttaatgactagagacgttaaggactagagacgttaatgactacagacgttaatgactagagacgttaatgactacagacgttaaggactagagacgttaatgactacAGACTTTAAGGACTGgagacgttaaggactagagacgttaatgactagagacgttaatgactacAGACGTTAAGGACTGTAGACGTTagtgactagagacgttaaggactagagacgttaatgactagagacgttaaggactagagatgttaatgactagagacgttaaggactagagacgttaatgactagagacgttaaggactagagacgttaatgactacagacgttaatgactagagacgttaatgactacAGACGTTAATGACTAGAGACTTTAATGACTAcagacgttaaggactagagacgttaatgactacagacgttaaggactggagacgttaaggactagagacgttaatgactagagacgttaatgactacagacgttaatgactagagacgttaatgactacAGACGTTAAGGACTGTAGACGTTagtgactagagacgttaaggactagagatgttaatgactacagacgttaatgactagagacgttaatgactacagacgttaaggactggagacgttaaggactagagacgttaatgactagagacgttaatgactacagacgttaaggactagagacgttaaggactagagacgttaaggactagagacgttaatgactagagacgttaaggactggagacgttaaggactagagacgttaatgactagagacgttaatgactacagacgttaatgactagagacgttaaggactagagacgttaaggactagagacgttaaggactaCAGACGTTAagagacgttaaggactagagagtttaaggactagagacgttaaggactagagacgttaatgactagagacgttaaggactagagacgttaaggactagagacgttaatgactagaGACATTAAGGACTACAGACGTTAATGACTAGAGATgttaaggactagagacgttaatgacaagagacgttaaggactagagacgttaatgaaTAGAGACTTTAAGGACTAGAGATgttaaggactagagacgttaatgactagagacgttaatgacaagagacgttaaggactagagacgttaatgactagagacgttaatgacaagagacgttaaggactagagacgttaaggactacagacgttaaggactagagacgttaaggactaCAGATgttaaggactagagacgttaaagACTAGAGACAttaaggactagagacgttaaggactagagacgttaaagactagagacgttaaggaTTAGAAATGTTAAGGACCagagacgttaaggactagagacgttaaggactagagacgttaaagactagagacgttaaggaTTAGAGACGTTAATGAATATAGACTttaaggactagagacgttaatgattacagacgttaaggactagagacgtttaggactagagacgttaatgactagTGACGTTAATGACTAAAGACGTTAAGGACTATAGACGTTAAGGACTATAGACATTAAGGACTACAGACCttaaggactagagacgttaaggactagagacATTAAGGACTAcagacgttaaggactagagacgttaaggactagagacgttaaagactagagacgttaatgactagagacgttaatgacCACAGATgttaaggactagagacgttaaagactagagacgttaaggactagagacgttaaggacAACAGATGTTAAGGACTAGAGATGTTAAAGACTAGAGACATTAAGGACTAAagacgttaaggactagagacgttaaagactagagacgttaaggattagagacgttaaggactagagacgttaagaactagagacgttaaggactacagacgttaaggactagagacgttaatgactagagacgttaatgactagaGACATTAATGACTAGAGATgttaaggactagagacgttaaagactagagacgttaatgatTACGGATgttaaggactagagacgttaatgactagagacgttaataaCTACAGATgttaaggactagagacgttaaagACGAGATGTTAAGGAATACAGATgttaaggactagagacgttaaagactagagacgttaaggactagagacgttaaggactagagacgttaaggaTTAGAGACATTAAGGACTAGAAacgttaaggactagagacgttaaggactaCAGATgttaaggactagagacgttaaagACGAGATGTTAAGGAATACAGATgttaaggactagagacgttaaagactagagacgttaaggactagagacgttaagcACTAGAGACGTTAAGGATTAGAGACATTAAGGACTAGAAacgttaaggactagagacgttaaggactacagacgttaaggactagagacgttaaggactagagacACCAAGGACTAGAGACATTAATGATAACACAAACTCACCCCATCACCAGTCCATTGATGTAGTCGCTGCCCTCCATGAAACCAAAGTAGAAGTttctggacagacagacagacaggttcaTGTTGATGTCTCATAACTATTTGTGTCTTTAGAGGACGTTGTGTCTTTAAAGGACGTTGTGTCTTTAGGAGACGTTGTGTCTTTAGAGGACATTGTATCTTTAGAGGACGTTGTGTCTTTAGAGGACGTTGTGTCTTTAGAAGACATTGTGTCTTTAGAGGACGTTGTGTCTTTAGAGGACGTTCTGTCTTTAGAGGATGTTGTGTCTTTAGAGGATGTTGTGTTTTAGAGGACGTTGTGTCTTTAGAGGACGTTGTGTCTTTGACGTTCTGTCTTTAGAGGACGTTGTGTTTTAGAGGACATTGTGTCTTTAGAGGATGTTGTCTTTAGAGGACGTTGTGTCTTTAGGAGACGTTGTGTCTTTAGAGGACGTTGTGTCTTTAGAGGACGTTGTCTTTAGAGGACGTTGTGTCTTTAGAGGACGTTCTGTCTTTAGAGGATGTTGTGTCTTTAGAGGATGTTGTGTTTTAGAGGACGTTGTGTCTTTAGAGGACGTTGTGTCTTTGACGTTCTGTCTTTAGAGGACGTTGTGTTTTAGAGGACATTGTGTCTTTAGAGGATGTTGTCTTTAGAGGACGTTGTGTCTTTAGGAGACGTTGTGTCTTTAGAGGACGTTGTGTCTTTAGAGGACGTTGTCTTTAGAGGACGTTGTGTCTTTAGAGGACGTTTTGTTTTAGAGGACGTTGTGTCTTTAGAGGACGTTGTGTCTTTAGAGGACGTTGTGTCTTTAGAGGACGTTTTGTTTTAGAGGACGTTGTGTCTTTAGAGGACGTTGTGTCTTTAGGAGACGTTGTGTCTTTAGAGGACGTTGTGTCTTTAGAGGACGTTGTGTCTTTAGAGGACGTTGTGTCTTTAGAGGACGTTTAGTCTTTAGGAGACGTTGTGTCTTTAGAGGACGTTGTGTCTTTAGAGGACGTTGTGTCTTTAGAGGACATTTAGTCTTTAGGAGACGTTGTGTCTTTAGAGGACGTTGTGTCTTTAGAGGACGTTGTGTCTTTAGGAGACGGTGTCTTTAGAGGACGTTGTGTCTTTAGAGGACGTTGTGTCTTTAGGAGACGTTGTGTCTTTAGAGGACGTTGTGTCTTTAGGAGACGTTGTGTCTTTAGAGGACGTTGTGTCTTTAGGAGACGGTGTCTTTAGGAGACGTTGTGTCTTTAGAGGACGTTGTGTCTTTAGGAGACGTTGTGTCTTTAGAGGACGTTGTGTCTTTAGGGGACGTTGTGTCTTTAGAGGACGTTGTGTCTTTAGAGGACGTTGTGTCTTTAGGAGACGTTGTGTCTTTAGAGGACGTTGTGTCTTTAGGGGACGTTGTGTCTTTAGAGGACGTTGTGTCTTTAGAGGACATTGTGTCTTTAGAGGACGTTGTGTCTTTAGAGGACGTTGTGTCTTTAGAGGACGTTGTGTCTTTAGAGGACGTTGTGTCTTTAGAGGACGTTGTGTCTTTAGGAGACGTTGTGTCTTTAGAGGACGTTGTGTCTTTAGAGGACGTTGTGTCTTTAGAGGACGTTGTGTCTTTAGGAGACGTTGTGTCTTTAGAGGACGTTGTGTCTTTAGAGGACGTTGTGTCTTTAGAGGACGTTGTGTCCTGTGAGACTCTGACCTGCTGTAGATGTCTCTGTAGTCTGCAGACACTTTCTCCACCAGACTCTTATACCtgaacaggaaacaggaaacaggaaataggaaacaggaaacaggaaacaggaaacaggataTGCATCATAGGAAGGTAAGATGatagatgatgtcacagtgttgACCGTACGACCAGTCTTACCTCAGACTGTCGTCACTCAGACTCTTCTGCTCCACCAACGCCAACGCCACCAGTTTACCTGCCGAGAGAGGAGGAGTCACTTCACACGAACCAATCAACAGCCTCGGATTCACTTCACACGAACCAATCACATCACCACGTCTTATTCTTAAAGACATAGCTCGTCTCCGCCCATCAGTCTGCTGCAGagactccctgtcctccagaacctccactgactccctgtcctccagaacctccactgactccctgtcctccagaacctccactgactccctgtcctccagaacctccactgactccctgtcctcccGAACCTCtactgactccctgtcctccagaacctctactgactccctgtcctccagaacctccactgactccctgtcctccagaacctctactgactccctgtcctccagaacctccactgactccctgtcctcccgaacctccactgactccctgtcctccagaacctctactgactccctgtcctccagaacctccactgactccctgtcctcccgaacctccactgactccctgtcctccagaacctccactgactccctgtcctccagaacctccactgactccctgtcctccagaacctctactgactccctgtcctccagaacctccactgactccctgtcctccagaacctccactgactccctgtcctccagaacctccactgactccctgtcctctagaacctccactgactccctgtcctccagaacctctactgactccctgtcctctagaacctccactgactccctgtcctccagaacctccactgactccctgtcctccagaacctctactgactccctgtcctccagaacctccactgactccctgtcctccagaacctccactgactccctgtcctcccgaacctccactgactccctgtcctccagaacctctactgactccctgtcctccagaacctccactgactccctgtcctccagaacctccactgactccctgtcctccagaacctccactgactccctgtcctccagaacctccactgactccctgtcctccagaacctccactgactccctgtcctccagaacctccactgactccctgtcctcccgaacctccactgactccctgtcctccagaacctctactgactccctgtcctccagaacctccactgactccctgtcctccagaacctccactgactccctgtcctccagaacctccactgactccctgtcctccagaacctccactgactccctgtcctcccgaacctccactgactccctgtcctccagaacctctactgactccctgtcctccagaacctccactgactccctgtcctccagaacctccactgactccctgtcctccagaacctccactgactccctgtcctccagaacctccactgactccctgtcctcagaacctccactgactccctgtcctccagaacctccactgactccctgtcctccagaacctccactgactccctgtcctcccgaacctccactgactccctgtcctccagaacctctactgactccctgtcctccagaacctccactgactccctgtcctcccgaacctccactgactccctgtcctccagaacctctactgactccctgtcctccagaacctccactgactccctgtcctccagaacctccactgactccctgtcctccagaacctccactgactccctgtcctcccgaacctccactgactccctgtcctccaggGATGTGACATCACTCTAGTGTTACCTGAGGATGTGACATCACTCTAGTGCTACCTGAGGATGTGACATCACTCTAGTGCTACCTGAGGATGTGACATCACAGCGGTTACCTGAGGATGTGACATCACTCTAGTGTTACCTGAGGATGTGACATCACTCTAGTGTTACCTGAGGATGTGACATCACTCTAGTGCTACCTGAGGATGTGACATCACAGCGGTTACCTGAGGATGTGACATCACTCTAGTGTTACCTGAGGATGTGACATCACTCTAGTGCTACCTGAGGATGTGACATCACAGCGGTTACCTGAGGATGTGACATCACTCTAGTGTTACCTGAGGATGTGACATCACTCTAGTGTTACCTGAGGATGTGACATCACTCTAGTGTTACCTGAGGATGTGACATCACTAGTTTTACCTGAGGATGTGACATCACTCTAGTGTTACCTGAGGATGTGACATCACTCTAGTGTTACCTGAGGATGTGACATCACTAGTTTTACCTGAGGATGTGACATCACTCTAGTGTTACCTGAGGATGTGACATCACTAGTTTTACCTGAGGATGTGACATCACAGCGGTTACCTGAGTCTCCCATGGCGTACAGGGTGTAGCTGTCAATCTTGAGGTAGTTTGGGAAACGTTCTCTGTTGATCCACGACTTCAGATCTCCGTCACGTTTCTCTGAAACgtaaataaaacaggaagttgatgtttcatgtttaatcacattattattaaccCATTAGTAACCATGTCCTCTCCTGGGACACTGAGACCAGCCACAGGACAGTTTCCTGTCTCACCGTCGAAGGGGAAGTAGCCTCCATCTTTAAAAACCACCACCGCCGGCAGAGAAGGGACGGACACGGCCTGGAGACAAGACTGAGATTAACCGGAGACATCGACACACATCACCAGTTCAGGTTTACCGTCCTCTACCGTCCTTTTCCGTCCTCTACTGTCATCTACAGTTTTCTACTGtgctctactgtcctctacagtcctctagcgtcctctacagtcctctacagtcctttacagtcctctatagtcttCTACagtcctctagtgtcctctaccGTCCTCTACATTCCTCTAGCGACCTCTACAGTACTCTAGAGTCCTCTATTGTCCCCTACAGTCCTCTAACGTCCTCTAGCGTCCTCTACAGTTCTCTAGAGTCCTCTAGCGTCCTCTAGCCTCCTCTACCATCCTCTAGAGTCCTCTAGCCTCCTCTAccgtcctctatagtcctctaccgtcctctagcctcctctacagtcctctacagtcctctagcgtcctctacagtcctctaatgtcctctatagtcctctacattcctctatagtcctctatagtcctctacagtcctctatagtcctctcagtcctctacagtcctctcagtcctctagCATCTTCTACCATCCTCTACCATCCTCTACCATCCTCTACCATCCTCTACCGTCCTCTAGCTTCCTCTAGCGTCCTCTAGCGTCCTCTACCGTCCTCTAGCCTCCTCTACCGTCCTCTATCGTCCTCTAgcgtcctctacagtcctctaccgtcctctaccgtcctctagcctcctctacagtcctctaccttcctctagcctcctctacagtcctctagcgtcctctagcctcctctacagtcctctaccgtcctctacagtcctctaccatcctctagcctcctctacagtcctctacagtcctctagaGTCCTCTAGCATCCTCTACCATCCTCTACCGTCCTCTAccgtcctctacagtcctctagcgTCCTTTA is part of the Sebastes fasciatus isolate fSebFas1 unplaced genomic scaffold, fSebFas1.pri Scaffold_53, whole genome shotgun sequence genome and harbors:
- the LOC141763824 gene encoding protein disulfide-isomerase tmx3a-like, encoding LKKDVKYNYSGPRTKDGIMDFAHRVGGPLVRSLSSLQLFQHAMNRHDVMFVYVGATSQLKGNYTSAAEELIVHTSFFSSTRDVLPKAVSVPSLPAVVVFKDGGYFPFDEKRDGDLKSWINRERFPNYLKIDSYTLYAMGDSGKLVALALVEQKSLSDDSLRYKSLVEKVSADYRDIYSRNFYFGFMEGSDYINGLVMGEAIVPSFIVVNLSNDGYFLPLGTVETEHHLLDFLNGVLDGSIQCHGGNGVDQRVRRFIYDITVTLTPVFRQAPLFGCFLVGFPLAIVGIFFYLCCKNRPSKSDDDGDNGVAKLADKKSD